One window of the Salvia miltiorrhiza cultivar Shanhuang (shh) chromosome 6, IMPLAD_Smil_shh, whole genome shotgun sequence genome contains the following:
- the LOC130988138 gene encoding uncharacterized protein LOC130988138: MNMNMATYDETAAGSGGGCSFRRFCCGGDEDEGHRSLLGEKEGGAEWWFVAKLKKLRELSEVVAGPKWKNLIRKMGRICNSRKQNKSAVESRYSPESYALNFSGDANEDDQELSHSFSTRFATGFAINDHQRRPGL; this comes from the coding sequence ATGAATATGAACATGGCAACATACGATGAGACGGCGGCGGGCAGCGGAGGTGGCTGCAGTTTCCGGCGGTTCTGCTGCGGCGGGGACGAAGACGAGGGCCATAGGTCTCTTCTTGGCGAAAAGGAAGGCGGAGCGGAGTGGTGGTTCGTAGCAAAACTCAAGAAACTGAGGGAGTTGTCGGAGGTGGTGGCGGGGCCTAAATGGAAGAATTTGATCAGAAAGATGGGCAGAATTTGCAATTCCAGGAAACAGAATAAGAGTGCCGTGGAGTCTCGGTATTCGCCGGAAAGCTACGCCCTCAACTTCTCCGGCGACGCCAATGAAGACGACCAAGAATTGTCGCACAGCTTCTCAACGAGGTTCGCCACCGGTTTTGCCATCAATGATCACCAAAGGCGGCCGGGGttgtga
- the LOC130988137 gene encoding homeobox protein knotted-1-like LET12, with translation MKGVQCSRSGNRVVLVHRQNMAFQDHHELSQQQIPLQLPRYSDHHHTFPSPEDKPSTWLHHQWLPTQSQPSPPDNSDHRQDSGDSNDAAWEKERCKADILSHPLYDQLLSAHVACLRIATPVDQLPKIDAQLAQSHQMLAKYSVLGHAHQPLHDKDLDHFMTHYVLLLSSFKEQLQQHVRVHAMEAVMACWELEQSLQSLTGVAPGEGTGATMSDDDEEQADSEMNLFDESLDGTDSMGFGPLVPTESERSLMERVKQELKHELKQGYKEKIFDIREEILRKRRAGKLPGDTTSMLKAWWQSHSKWPYPTEEDKARLVQETGLQLKQINNWFINQRKRNWHSNPSSSSSSQKSKRKNAAGDKNNN, from the exons ATGAAGGGGGTGCAGTGCAGCAGGTCCGGAAATAGAGTTGTCCTCGTCCATAGACAAAACATGGCGTTCCAGGACCACCACGAGCTCTCCCAACAGCAAATCCCCCTTCAGCTCCCCCGCTACTCCGATCACCACCACACCTTCCCCTCGCCGGAGGACAAGCCCTCCACGTGGCTCCACCACCAGTGGCTCCCCACCCAAAGTCAACCCAGCCCCCCCGACAACAGCGATCACCGCCAGGACAGCGGCGACAGCAACGACGCCGCCTGGGAGAAGGAGCGGTGCAAGGCCGACATCCTCTCCCACCCTCTCTACGACCAGCTCCTCTCCGCCCACGTCGCCTGCCTCCGCATCGCCACTCCCGTCGACCAGCTGCCCAAGATTGACGCCCAGCTCGCCCAGTCGCACCAGATGCTCGCCAAGTACTCTGTTCTCGGACACGCCCACCAGCCCCTCCACGACAAGGACCTCGACCATTTCATG ACGCATTATGTTCTCTTGTTGTCCTCGTTTAAAGAGCAACTCCAGCAGCATGTCCGAGTTCATGCCATGGAAGCAGTCATGGCTTGTTGGGAGCTTGAGCAGTCACTGCAAAGCTTGACAG GGGTAGCACCGGGTGAAGGTACAGGGGCAACCATGTCCGATGATGATGAGGAGCAGGCAGACAGCGAGATGAACTTGTTTGATGAGAGTCTGGATGGAACGGATAGCATGGGATTCGGCCCTCTCGTGCCCACTGAAAGCGAGAGATCTCTGATGGAGCGCGTGAAACAAGAACTGAAACACGAGCTCAAACAG GGTTATAAGGAGAAGATCTTCGACATCAGAGAAGAAATATTGAGAAAGCGGAGAGCAGGAAAACTGCCCGGTGACACTACATCCATGTTGAAAGCTTGGTGGCAATCACATTCCAAGTGGCCATATCCAACA GAGGAAGATAAGGCAAGACTAGTGCAGGAAACTGGATTACAGCTCAAGCAGATTAATAATTGGTTTATCAACCAAAGAAAAAGGAATTGGCACAGCAatccttcttcttcatcttcttcacagaAAAGCAAGCGCAAGAA TGCTGCAGGTGACAAAAACAACAACTAA
- the LOC130988141 gene encoding uncharacterized protein LOC130988141 yields the protein MLENKNTMLGNRNTRRLSLDMLQRSGERISERGIFKYMDLRFPTASYQAASNDVNEVACECCGLSEDCTAAYIRHTRARFYGKWVCGLCSEAVSEESSKMGGVRSIVREEALHAHMSVCRAFNTTIRVNPAMALAYSMTKILRTTSQKTTA from the coding sequence ATGTTAGAAAACAAGAACACAATGTTGGGAAACAGAAACACACGGCGGCTGTCACTGGACATGTTGCAGAGATCAGGAGAGAGAATCTCGGAGAGGGGGATATTCAAGTACATGGATTTGAGGTTCCCGACGGCGAGCTACCAGGCGGCGTCAAACGACGTGAACGAGGTGGCGTGCGAGTGCTGCGGGCTGTCGGAGGACTGCACGGCGGCGTACATCCGGCACACGCGGGCGCGCTTCTACGGGAAGTGGGTGTGCGGGCTGTGCTCGGAGGCGGTGAGCGAGGAGTCGAGCAAGATGGGAGGGGTGCGTAGCATTGTGAGGGAAGAAGCTCTGCATGCGCACATGAGCGTGTGTCGGGCATTCAACACCACCATTAGAGTCAACCCGGCTATGGCTCTTGCCTATTCCATGACTAAAATTCTTCGAACAACGTCTCAAAAGACTACGGCCTGA
- the LOC130988140 gene encoding uncharacterized protein LOC130988140, whose amino-acid sequence MAYAYKPTYYTSLHDSMTSICKTILPFSFKKKRMPAIAAAEQQRAKEQSDQLKWQQESFHQMHNLMGLCKEGILHEDEVSAFRAHLLETLIMSPVDYESPLILRDKLIFLQELLYANCISEDEYHASKRPLLQRLAVQGAEIKETDVTVGGAQKLISNEEWSVIDLKEEKCLVKSESLRLTNKLKESSASKKTKGASSVLAFVSPNKYGKLKEDKDESGSDRKNMRPKALNVGNEVLRSTENPFWNAAGLNEKENESKPVFVMESLPESEKQIGSEKGKRKPFSAIFQREPKEGNDDPALDSKENGKLVKKTWGFDGFKKWKKGNVEDERTPLSLTEKSDDTKEPETKKMKNKLHPNDVILDEAFGDNIKKELSRIQTELSARSTRIHVSDDQLDEVSNSHAVNNANNGQNVAREKRNSKRWTTFDEEEEENSHPNLFAPQHQSYSVKQTRLSSSRTASRTSFNNSSIDKGFRYNPFFDM is encoded by the exons ATGGCGTACGCATACAAGCCCACATACTACACATCACTGCACGATTCCATGACCTCTATCTGCAAGACGATCCTCCCGTTTTCGTTCAAGAAGAAGCGGATGCCGGCGATAGCTgcggcggagcagcagcggGCCAAGGAGCAGTCGGATCAGTTGAAATGGCAGCAGGAATCGTTCCACCAGATGCATAATTTGATGGGCCTCTGTAAAGAGGGGATTCTTCATGAAGATGAGGTCTCTGCTTTCAGAGCGCATCTTCTCGAAACTCTCATCATGTCGCCGGTCGATTACGAGTCGCCTTTGATTCTAAGGGATAAGCTCATCTTCTTGCAG GAGTTGCTGTATGCAAATTGCATATCGGAGGATGAGTACCATGCATCAAAGAGGCCTTTGTTGCAGAGGCTAGCAGTTCAGGGAGCAGAGATTAAGGAAACGGACGTGACAGTTGGCGGGGCGCAGAAACTGATTTCGAATGAAGAGTGGTCTGTAATAGATTTGAAGGAAGAGAAATGCTTGGTTAAATCAGAGAGCTTAAGGCTTACAAACAAACTGAAAGAGAGTTCAGCATCAAAGAAAACAAAAGGGGCTTCTTCTGTTTTGGCTTTCGTATCGCCCAATAAATATGGGAAGTTGAAGGAGGACAAGGATGAAAGTGGCTCGGATCGAAAGAATATGAGGCCAAAGGCTCTAAATGTAGGGAATGAGGTTTTGAGGTCTACTGAAAATCCTTTCTGGAATGCTGCTGGTTTGAATGAGAAAGAAAATGAATCCAAACCCGTTTTCGTGATGGAAAGTTTACCTGAATCTGAGAAGCAAATTGGAAGTGAAAAGGGGAAGAGGAAACCATTTAGTGCCATCTTTCAAAGAGAGCCAAAGGAGGGGAATGATGATCCAGCTCTTGACAGCAAAGAAAATGGGAAGTTGGTGAAGAAAACATGGGGTTTTGATGGATTCAAGAAATGGAAGAAGGGAAATGTCGAGGATGAAAGAACTCCCTTGTCCCTAACTGAAAAATCAGATGACACAAAGGAACCAGAAACcaagaaaatgaagaataaaTTGCATCCAAATGATGTGATTTTAGATGAG GCTTTTGGAGATAACATAAAGAAGGAACTGTCTCGAATCCAAACAGAACTCAGTGCAAGAAGTACACGCATCCATGTCTC AGATGATCAACTTGATGAAGTCTCGAATAGTCATGCAGTCAACAATGCTAA CAATGGGCAAAACGTAGCGAGAGAGAAACGCAACTCGAAAAGATGGACCACAtttgatgaagaagaagaagaaaactcgCACCCAAATTTGTTTGCTCCTCAACATCAGTCATACTCTGTGAAGCAAACCAGGTTGTCTTCCTCAAGAACTGCTTCACGCACATCTTTTAACAATAGCAGCATCGATAAGGGCTTTAGATATAATCCCTTCTTCGACATGTAA
- the LOC130988139 gene encoding probable E3 ubiquitin-protein ligase XERICO isoform X1, whose protein sequence is MAGMLPGVEAARRRRFHQKSNHAEPSPAVSGCTRRSSLCLYVSSHDFHLCSSASSTRSQIVCDESRLGAEAREAKKRLDERLQAQWRSETTREVEKVKKSGSKRLKWLKLRRRSSEEEECAVCLDQINGDPETLMQLRCGHRFHTLCLLPWLEANAHCPCCRMQIPSPTLL, encoded by the exons ATGGCCGGTATGCTGCCGGGAGTTGAAGctgcaagaagaagaagattccACCAGAAAAGCAACCACGCCGAACCATCTCCGGCCGTATCCGGCTGCACGCGGCGATCATCTCTCTGTTTATACGTCAGCAGCCATGACTTCCACCTCTGCAGCTCAGCGTCTTCCACG AGGAGCCAAATAGTGTGTGACGAGAGCCGGCTTGGCGCGGAGGCGAGAGAAGCCAAGAAGCGATTGGACGAGAGGCTGCAGGCGCAGTGGCGATCGGAAACCACCAG GGAAGTAGAGAAAGTGAAGAAGAGTGGATCGAAGAGGCTCAAGTGGTTGAAGCTGAGGCGGAGGTCGTCGGAAGAGGAGGAGTGCGCGGTGTGCTTGGATCAGATCAACGGCGATCCCGAAACTCTAATGCAGTTGCGGTGTGGGCATAGGTTCCACACCCTCTGTTTGCTGCCTTGGTTAGAGGCCAATGCGCACTGCCCTTGTTGCAGAATGCAAATTCCTTCTCCCACGCTCTTGTAA
- the LOC130988139 gene encoding uncharacterized protein LOC130988139 isoform X2 → MAGMLPGVEAARRRRFHQKSNHAEPSPAVSGCTRRSSLCLYVSSHDFHLCSSASSTRSQIVCDESRLGAEAREAKKRLDERLQAQWRSETTRIPFPAACSDLSLSWETYFFISPPFLTKIAPAPRFSKCANFNHFFLYKRLK, encoded by the exons ATGGCCGGTATGCTGCCGGGAGTTGAAGctgcaagaagaagaagattccACCAGAAAAGCAACCACGCCGAACCATCTCCGGCCGTATCCGGCTGCACGCGGCGATCATCTCTCTGTTTATACGTCAGCAGCCATGACTTCCACCTCTGCAGCTCAGCGTCTTCCACG AGGAGCCAAATAGTGTGTGACGAGAGCCGGCTTGGCGCGGAGGCGAGAGAAGCCAAGAAGCGATTGGACGAGAGGCTGCAGGCGCAGTGGCGATCGGAAACCACCAG AATTCCCTTCCCGGCTGCATGTTCTGACCTGTCCTTATCATGGGAAACTTATTTCTTCATCAGTCCTCCATTTTTGACGAAAATCGCCCCTGCCCCAAGGTTTTCGAAATGTGCAAACttcaaccatttttttttatataaaagattGAAATAG